A portion of the Toxoplasma gondii ME49 chromosome VIIb, whole genome shotgun sequence genome contains these proteins:
- a CDS encoding hypothetical protein (encoded by transcript TGME49_255715), whose protein sequence is MGWITSTLKDLRQYWDAVLPSDASCYTRCRHFLTEASLDSPAPPPGTFAGCSTSSRAWWSELRPGRSNYTAGTFCNNGCGGLNTDNVVSCRESCKAFCFGDVVEAKGSGADRGFWEQAPADPEVRKICVEACTFGCNAREELGLFPGNAGTTHASNKEAKSSKTGNNDVHS, encoded by the exons ATGGGTTGGATTACCAGTACCCTCAAG GACCTCCGACAATACTGGGACGCCGTACTACCGTCTGACGCCAGCTGTTACACTCGTTGTCGCCACTTCCTCACTGAAGCGTCACTCGATTCCCCAGCACCTCCCCCCGGCACATTTGCAGGTTGTTCGACGTCGTCTCGTGCCTGGTGGTCCGAGCTCCGTCCCGGTCGATCCAACTATACTGCAGGCACTTTCTGCAACAACGGTTGTGGCGGCCTAAACACTGACAACGT CGTTTCCTGCCGAGAGAGCTGCAAGGCGTTCTGCTTCGGTGACGTCGTTGAG GCAAAAGGCTCCGGTGCGGACCGTGGCTTTTGGGAGCAAGCACCT GCCGATCCAGAAGTCCGCAAGATCTGCGTAGAGGCTTGCACATTCGGCTGTAATGCTCGAGAAGAACTAGGGCTTTTCCCCGGCAACGCAGGGACTACACATGCAAGCAACAAAGAAGCAAAATCCAGCAAGACAGGGAATAACGACGTGCATTCATGA
- a CDS encoding hypothetical protein (encoded by transcript TGME49_255720) has protein sequence MAAEKDFVDKMTRKENAFFTLDQEPEFAPFGPSREEAPRPPFPLGLDETHLAMRGYGGFVCAQCLRFFVPEGESGTEVLLESPDNDDARKEGHSSSQDPSPVNLAQSRNPIVLSSSESEFNMSLLFYSRRLRDALETHRLLAIQFKPLVEKTRKRPRLQQGGGCDGQHRLGPDGRRKTNIFKLEREIFLLSASQSRVLLGGEVERQNHTCSGHRDAANSGADLTASEQKYNCLVSGKEVGAWLTQPGRVCPWKCSSEALPVFVLSLPALNPSPIISMGGSSVRVRKAEAARSRVFVDLHRKGFFVRDGLAYGGDWLLYPLSPSLCHAAALVFVVVAPEKRCNSQECMRCSRSNRGRFLRRLNPPDSCPSRMLLDTATEHNPVLHRSVDTAEDPRATDVFRPLEECQKTLEFSALYPVSLVRMHRLATAAKKAAVLALVELESREPPLYIQLDRVKEED, from the coding sequence ATGGCAGCTGAGAAGGACTTCGTCGACAAAatgacgaggaaagagaatgCTTTTTTCACCCTCGATCAGGAACCAGAGTTCGCCCCGTTTGGCCCTAGCCGCGAGGAGGCACCGCGACCCCCGTTCCCCCTCGGACTTGACGAAACCCATTTGGCGATGCGTGGCTACGGGGGTTTCGTTTGTGCCCAGTGTCTGCGCTTTTTTGTCCCGGAAGGTGAAAGTGGAACTGAAGTCCTTTTGGAGAGTCCTGATAACGATGACGCCAGGAAAGAAGGCCATTCTTCGTCGCAGGATCCTTCCCCAGTCAACCTTGCGCAGTCGCGGAACCCTATCGTTCTGTCCTCTTCCGAGTCGGAGTTCAACATGAGTCTCCTATTTTATTCGCGTCGTCTACGTGACGCTTTGGAAACGCATCGGTTGCTAGCTATCCAGTTTAAGCCATTggtagagaaaacgaggaagagaccgCGGCTTCAACAGGGGGGCGGCTGTGATGGTCAACATCGTCTAGGGCCAgatggaaggagaaagacaaacaTTTTCAAGTTGGAAAGGGAgatttttcttctttctgctaGCCAGTCTCGTGTTCTACTCGGTGGGGAGGTGGAGCGGCAGAACCATACATGTTCCGGTCACAGGGATGCTGCGAACAGCGGGGCAGACCTGACTGCCTCTGAACAGAAATACAACTGTTTGGTGTCGGGAAAGGAGGTAGGGGCTTGGTTGACGCAACCAGGTCGCGTCTGCCCCTGGAAGTGCTCAAGCGAGGCTCTCCCCGTCTTTGTACTGTCCCTTCCTGCTTTAAATCCTTCGCCTATCATCTCCATGGGTGGGTCGAGTGTACGCgtgaggaaggcagaggctGCTCGGTCTCGTGTTTTCGTCGATTTGCATCGAAAAGGCTTCTTCGTTCGGGACGGCCTTGCATATGGCGGCGACTGGCTGCTGTACCCactctctccatctctgtGTCATGCGGCAGCTCTCGTGTTCGTTGTAGTGGCTCCCGAGAAGAGATGTAATTCTCaagagtgcatgcgctgttCGCGCTCTAACAGAGGACGGTTCCTGCGCAGACTGAACCCTCCAGATTCTTGTCCTTCGCGTATGCTCCTCGATACGGCTACGGAACACAACCCGGTTCTCCACCGTTCGGTGGACACAGCAGAGGACCCACGAGCTACCGACGTTTTCAGACCGCTGGAAGAATGTCAAAAAACCTTGGAGTTCTCTGCGCTTTATCCCGTATCACTGGTGCGAATGCATCGGCTCGCCACAGCAGCAAAGAAGGCGGCAGTGCTGGCGCTTGTGGAGCTGGAATCACGAGAACCTCCGCTGTACATCCAGCTGGACCGCgtcaaggaagaagactga
- a CDS encoding hypothetical protein (encoded by transcript TGME49_255730) — protein MHPADVAYPAYQKYVTDLYSHFGTLVVGRLSESSDHRPERNTRVAFSQDVPSVALNKVHCTQTPMSSGAHPTRSPSPANETKHCGQSGTEQRQTKQNGAVGCAVRSASYVRGRRSSRRNSVKLCSVKTFLDLSTYSVGRVQIGKKAPEPGPLLLLFLFYSRLHEHLVNDSWRSSKRISSFFSSPYSLTEGKITIRDAKKMAFDLLLHKPPFALSIRHVEEVWASVAPRQAHLNHDPFLAALNLAEFIAFFAGLGVLAVTRASIPGVASYFGKLRHFMRRFSSAREVKNLLLNAYRDTHIPALAKYPLNTKTELPTRDLLLALPQGDVRAIPSLTPDPAAYGWLLEKFVFARAKPVWHSFQGAFLDMGIQRHIPSSEQHDVTQRPYHLALVDTVAASKKHRFGVQIRNLSHSPVTVQLFLRNLDPVETTIKPKTVIVPGQKVMVTVTVNCSHSPGERFGLLVLRLMAGKELEQVVKIPVYVNIADETILNSGDTTPLPLHSASDAVSALGAQRHVAFTSLTGHLPLLAIRHGAKELRKAIQYNLLKRAVQQLKKKGMLVVGLAVLWEAVPLAKVTRVRLPAPTNGEMQAPAPAATQMSPILLMGQSKRPSNLVALFGS, from the exons ATGCATCCCGCGGACGTGGCTTACCCTGCATATCAAAAGTATGTGACGGACCTATACTCTCATTTCGGTACTCTCGTGGTCGGCCGTTTATCCGAATCCTCCGACCATCggccagagagaaacacacgcgTGGCATTCTCGCAGGATGTACCATCTGTAGCTTTAAATAAAGTTCACTGCACACAAACCCCCATGTCTTCTGGCGCGCATCCTACTCGGTCGCCGTCTCCAGCGAATGAAACGAAACATTGCGGCCAGAGTGGCACCGAACAAAGACAAACAAAGCAAAATGGAGCTGTCGGCTGTGCCGTTCGCTCAGCAAGCTATGTACGAGGCCGCAGATCCTCTCGTCGAAATAGCGTCAAACTCTGTTCCGTGAAGACCTTCCTGGATTTGTCGACATATTCAGTCGGCAGAGTACAGATTGGAAAAAAGGCGCCTGAGCCCGGCccgctcctcctcctcttcctcttctacTCCCGTCTGCATGAGCACCTGGTGAACGACAGCTGGCGGTCTTCGAAGCGGATCAGCTCCTTCTTTTCTAGTCCGTATTCATTAACGGAAGGCAAAATTACGATCAGAGACGCTAAGAAAATGGCGTTCGATCTGCTGCTCCACAAGCCGCCGTTCGCACTGTCAATTCGCCATGTAGAAGAAGTGTGGGCCTCAGTCGCGCCCCGCCAGGCGCACCTCAACCATGATCCGTTCTTAGCAGCGTTGAATCTAGCCGAGTTCATTGCATTCTTTGCTGGACTAGGAGTTCTTGCTGTGACCCGGGCCTCGATCCCTGGAGTAGCATCATACTTCGGCAAGCTTCGCCACTTCATGCGCAGGTTCTCCAGCGCGAGGGAGGTGAAGAATCTGTTACTCAATGCGTACAGGGACACGCACATCCCCGCTCTTGCTAAGTACCCACTCAATACGAAAACGGAACTGCCTACGAGGGACCtacttctcgctctccctcagGGCGATGTGCGCGCAATACCAAGTCTGACTCCAGATCCCGCCGCGTATGGGTGGCTTCTAGAGAAGTTTGTTTTCGCGAGAGCCAAGCCTGTATGGCACAGCTTCCAGGGGGCGTTCTTGGACATGGGAATCCAGCGGCACATTCCTTCTTCAGAGCAGCATGACGTTACACAACGCCCGTACCATCTCGCGTTGGTGGACACAGTTGCGGCCAGCAAAAAGCACCGTTTTGGAGTGCAAATTCGGAATCTCAGTCACTCTCCCGTGACTGTTCAACTGTTTCTACGTAATCTTGACCCAGTGGAAACCACTATAAAGCCTAAGACAGTCATAGTTCCCGGTCAGAAAGTGATGGTGACGGTGACCGTCAATTGCAGTCACTCGCCAGGAGAAAGGTTTGGGCTTCTTGTCTTGCGGCTCATGGCTGGAAAGGAATTGGAGCAGGTTGTTAAAATCCCGGTTTATGTAAATATCGCTGACGAAACCATCCTTAATTCTGGTGATACGACCCCGTTACCTCTGCACTCAGCCAGTGACGCCGTATCGGCTCTAGGAGCGCAACGGCACGTGGCTTTCACGTCGCTCACTGGG CATCTGCCCCTGCTGGCAATTCGCCATGGGGCAAAGGAACTGAGAAAGGCGATTCAGTACAACCTGCTGAAGCGAGCCGTGCAGCAGctcaagaagaaagggatgCTCGTGGTCGGCCTCGCAGTGCTCTGGGAGGCAGTCCCGTTGGCGAAAGTGACACGAGTGCGATTGCCGGCACCTACAAACGGAGAGATGCAAGCACCAGCCCCAGCAGCAACTCAGATGTCTCCGATACTTCTGATGGGACAGAGCAAGCGCCCCTCAAATCTCGTCGCTCTATTCGGGAGCTAA
- a CDS encoding ULK kinase (encoded by transcript TGME49_255710), with product MGNRDTKINGDGTTSRERLQEGTNKASSLFSRLRRSTAAEAYEETNPGPSEIGQHLRTGKFPWKSTGLRFSETNIRRFYDLKLRLLGRGTFGIVVTGRHRLSGIDFAVKIVQKTTVKNVDTKTMFYREIDCLRSLHHRNILRYYDFFEDDSFCYAILELCSGGDLLKRLKKMAVVTEEHVVNYVRQMLEAIHHCHERGIMHRDLKADNFLFLTNDDDSPLVLIDFGLALQFEPGTKYTIICGSPRYIAPEVFEQAYDEKCDLWSLGIVVYAMLYGTHPFGVHSKSTFHEIRQEVSAGTVPYPNNPGLQPPSLLAQSFLQDLLQHNPAKRPNALEAMQHPWLLAPAAYLADYQIHPEIRYLAYKRAAEGRLAPMDDGVRRQLAELQRMTVTASRKGHSRYSN from the exons ATGGGAAACCGAGACACGAAGATCAACGGGGATGGGACAACTTCACGAGAGAGACTCCAGGAGGGGACCAACAAAGCCAGCTCCCTATTTTCACGGCTGAGACGAAGCACCGCCGCTGAAGCTTATGAGGAAACAAATCCTGGACCGTCTGAAATCGGTCAGCATCTTCGCACCGGAAAATTCCCTTGGAAGTCCACAGGACTCCGCTTCTCGGAAACCAACATTCGGCGTTTCTACGACTTGAAACTTCGCCTTCTTGGACGAGGTACTTTTGG GATCGTCGTTACCGGCCGGCACCGATTGTCGGGAATAGATTTTGCTGTTAAAATCGTACAAAAGACAACGGTCAAGAATGTGGATACGAAAACAATGTTTTATCGGGAAATTGATTGTCTACGGTCACTAC ACCATCGGAACATTCTTCGGTACTACGACTTTTTCGAGGATGATTCCTTCTGTTACGCA ATACTCGAGTTGTGCAGTGGAGGCGATCTGCTAaagagactgaagaagaTGGCTGTCGTTACCGAGGAGCACGTCGTCAACTATGTGAG GCAAATGCTGGAAGCTATTCATCATTGTCACGAGCGAGGGATCATGCACAGGGATCTGAAG GCCGACAATTTCTTGTTCCTG ACGAACGACGATGATTCACCCTTAGTCTTGATCGATTTTGGGCTAGCTTTGCAATTCGAACCCGGGACAAAATATACCATTATCTGCGGCAGTCCGAGGTATATCGCGCCGGAAGTCTTTGA GCAAGCATACGACGAGAAATGTGACCTTTGGAGCTTGGGGATTGTGGTCTACGCCATGCTTTATGGTACCCATCCATTTGGGGTTCACTCGAAGTCAACATTCCATGAAATCCGA CAAGAAGTTTCTGCGGGAACAGTCCCATATCCAAACAATCCAGGACTCCAGCCTCCGTCGCTTTTG GCGCAGAGCTTTCTTCAAGATCTCCTGCAACACAATCCTGCGAAGAGACCAAATGCTCTTGAAG CGATGCAACATCCTTGGTTACTTGCCCCCGCGGCCTACCTCGCCGACTACCAGATACATCCAGAAATACGATATTTGGCTTA CAAGAGAGCCGCTGAGGGAAGGCTTGCTCCAATGGACGATGGCGTTCGCAGGCAGCTCGCAGAGCTCCAGCGCATGACGGTTACTGCCTCCAGGAAA GGACACTCACGGTATTCCAACTGA